In the Paenibacillus sp. FSL R7-0337 genome, TTCATTCCGTCGAAATTATACACCAGACCCATCATTGCCGCTTGTTGCCCAAGCTTAGCATTTGCCTCTTTCGCTTGCTCGATACTCACACCATGTTTCTCAGAGGCCATTTGATGCATATTTTTGCCAGAGTACAATGATGCTTGCGGATTAAGTTCAAAGCTTCTATATTCAATCACCACTTCATTCTGATGAGCGAATTGCTCCAGTGCAGATTCTAACCGCCGTTTACCAATATAACAGAATGGACAAACATAATCCGACCATATCTCGATTTTCATTTCCAAGCCTCCTTTTTGGAGCTTATTTGTTGTAGACGATAGGCATTTTTCTAATCATATGGTTGTCACGGGTGGCAGCGTACATGATATTAGCAACATTTTCCCTGGAAACCGATAATTTAGCCGATTGATCTCCGAATGAATAGTCATAGGATTGCCCTTTGTGTTTAACATTGGGGTTAATAATTCGGACAACTGTCCAATCAAGGTTCGATTGTTTAATAATTCCTTCCATTTTCTTTATCTCTGCATAACCGTTTGGAAGGAAAACTTTGGCCATCACACCTGGAAGTATCGTCGACATGTTTTTCTTATCGTCATCTGATTGCAAAGCCGGCGTCGCAAGTGTAATTAACCTTGTTTTGTTATGCTTCTTCATAGCCCTAATCATCAGCTCATGTCCGTCTGCAATCGGCGTCCCTTTAAGCTTTCGTGACATATCGGATGCTGGTCCTAGTGTGCTGATTACGACATCTGATTTAGCAACAGCCTGCTCAATGGTTGTAGCATTCGATAGTTCCCCTTGTACAAAGCTCAAATTGGGATGTTTGAGGCTAATTTTGTGGGGGTTTCTAACATATGCCGTAACAAAATCTCCGTGATCTAGAGCTAATTGTGTCAGCAGCTGTCCGATTGCACCACTTGCACCAAAAATGGTGATATTCATATTCACACTCGGTCTTCAGTTATAAATTCTTCTACTCTGTCTCTTTTGGTGTACATGTCGTACCAAATATCAGCGATTTTGTCTTGAACTCCTGAATTCGGCTGCATCCAGATTCCGATCGAAAGGTGACCCGCGTACACACCTTTGTCCGCTAATTCGCTGTTCAAATTAAAGATATAATTACGAAGCCCTGAAACTGCAATTCCGACATTACCCATCATCGGTACCGGGTGGATTGCAGCGCCTCCAGTAGTAAATAATAAGGCACCGCTTTGCTTAGCCAGCATTTCCGGCAGCACTTGCCGGACACTCGATAACGCACCTAAAACATTAAATTGAAATTGGTATAACGCATTTTCTTCGGTTACATCTAATGTTGGCGCTACGGTGTTGATGCTCGGCGTTGGACTGTATTCGAGAACATCAATAAACCCGTATTTCTCTTTAACAGCGGCAAAGGCTCTCTCAATTTCTTCTTTATTTAATATGTCCGCTTGAAATGGAGCCGCTTCAATTCCCAATTGTTCTAATTCACTAATCAGCTGTTTCAGCTTATCTTCATTTCGGGCAATAAGAGCTACGCGAAAGCCGTTTTGTCCGAATTTCTTCGCAATGGACATTCCTAAACCTGCTCCTGCTCCAACAATAGCTATAGTTTTCATTTGATATCTCCCTTTCAATTAGAATTAATGGTCAATAAGATAAATAATGGTCAATGTGTTGTATATTTGTCTTGTGTTTATTATGATTAATAAAAGGTCAGCATTCAATATTTAATATTTCTGATTTTGAGAGATAACATGCAATTTCAGCTCAAATGTCGTATATCTCACAAAAAAATTAAGGGAATGAGTTCTAATGAACAAAAAAACCGATTTGCGTATCATTCGCTCCAAACATTCAATCAAAAAAGCGTTTATAGAGCTTCTTACGGAAAAGGGATACGAAGGAATTACGATTCAAGACATTGCCGATAAAGCGATGATTAACCGGAATACCTTTTACCTTCATTATCAGAACAAACCCCGATTTGTTAAATGCATCTATGGACGAGTTAATCGAAGAACTAAAGAGTACACTCAAGCAATGCTCAAGCAGCAAAACTCCGTTAAGCGGTTCTATGCTTGAACAACTAATGCAAACCATCCTGGAGAAAATCCAGGACAATATCCCCTTTTACAAAGCATTGTTAGTGGATGAGAATAGAATTTATGGTTTTCAGTCAAAAATGGAGGAAATTATAAAAAACACAGTGGAGGATGGCTTGAATGATGCCCCATTGAAGATTTCAAAGGAATTATTACTCCAATATATCGCATCTACTTTTATGGGTATTGTGGTGTGGTGGGTTAAAAATGATTTTTCCTATACCCCAAAGGAACTCGCTTCTCAATTTGGTAAAATTCTAACTCAAGGACATTTTAAAGCCGCAGGTATTTCAATCAATGATTAAGTGAAAAAATTTGATCAGCTAATTTACCTTTGAAAAAAGTCCAATGGGATTAACCTGGTGTAAGAATAGCGATGACAATTTAGTATGGTTAAATGAAGAATATGCTGATGACCAAGGGGGGGAAGCCAATCTTGCCTGTTTGGTTATTCCTGAACATCGGCTAGTCGCGGTTAGAATGTACAATCAAGCAGGTCCAAATCCACCAGGGTACGACTACTTGGAGGATATTAAAGCATTTGGAGACAAAGTCTTAACGTGTACTCTGAACTAATGTTAGCCAAAGCTGGATCATCAGGGTTTGCGGGAGCGAATTTGTCTGGTCTTCTGCAGGATGGCTTATTGCGGGAGGAGGCCTGGCAGTTCTTGCAGGTGTAACTATTAATGAATTTAATACTGCAAAGATGGTTATGCAAAAGTCGTACATTTACATCACCCAACTTTAAAATTCACTAGTAAGGTTTGATCCCCTATGTATTTAAAGATATTTATAGTGATTGGTATTGCCTGGCTTATGTTTTTTAGCATATACTCAGCCTACAAAAAAGACCGTAACCCTCAAAACACATCTTTGAGTTTTATAATTACTTTTACATTGTTTGGTGTGTCTCTTTTACTGGCAGATAAAACAGATTATTCTTATATATTGGTGCTAATCAGCATAGCTATCCTTATTCATAATATCAGTATTTTTTTCGGCAGACGGAGAAAGAAGTAAGCGAATAGCAGGGTTGCAAAAGGGAGATTAACAGTTGTTCGTAGCTGCTAATCTCCCTTTTTGTAACCATCGTTGATACGTTAGCCAAAACGGTGTGATTTCACAACCCCGTGTTATTGACATTCTCTACCGGTAATTCTCCACACTCTCATGCAGAAAGGCTTCCAGCTTACGCGGCTCTCTGCCGAGCAGGCGCCTCACCGTGTCATTTGGACTTTCTGGAACCACCCTGGACATGGTTTGAATCTCCACAACGTGGTTCGCAAGCCAAGGAGGCATATGCCCGTGCTCGATAAGATTACGGAGTAGTTCTTGGGGTTCCATATTGATGTAACTTATTGGCCGATTAAGCAGGGCGGATAGCCGAGCCGCGATCTGAGGATAGCTGAAAATCTCTGAACCTGTAAGCGTATATATTTGGCCTGATACCTCAGGGTTAGTTAAAGCTTCTGCGGCAACATCTGCGATATCGCGGCAGTCAATGAAGTTACACGGTGAATGGCCCATGGAGCCGAAGAAAACATTTTGGGTTGTAATCGTTGGTGCAAAGCGCATTAGGTTTTGCATGAATGCATAAGGGCGCAACACGGTGTGGGTGAGACCTGATCCCCTCAGCACTTGCTCGATTTCTTGATGCCAGCCCGCCACTGCTACTGGAGAGCTCTGCTCAAAGGCAGGGCTGGATATTTTCACGATGTGCTCGATTCCAGATTCGCCTGCAATCTGAATGATTGAAGTTTCCAATTCAATTTGTCTTGGACTGTTGGACATGGCGAGGAAGAGCTGGCTGGCACCTGTACATGCGCGGCGCAGCGATTCGGGGTCAGCAGCATCTGCCCATACGACCTCGATAGCTGATCGGCCCTTTTCTCCGATCTGCTTACGCAACTTCTCCGGCTCTCTACTCAGAGCCCTGACGGGCACGCCAAGATCAGCCAACCGTTCCACCAGCGCACTGCCTATCGTACCTGTTGCTCCCACAATAACTATCATTTTTTTCTTCTCCTTTTGGATGTCAAATGGGTGGTAACGGCAAGACGCCACCGCCATGTCACTATCGTGCTTGCTATGAATCCAGACAACGGGAAATCGATCCAGACGCGATCGACCCAGGCCAAGTGATGGCCCGGCATCATAAGTTCCAGTACACCAGATGTCACCCATGCCGCGCATAGGCCATACAAGGACCCGGCTATTGCGAACCCTCCTACCACAACCAAGTGAGGTGCACCTGTGACCCATCGCATATGACCCACCCGGCTGCGCAATATAAGGCCAATCATCAAAGCCATCAAGGCTGATGCACCGCCAATTGTGGTCAATGCTCCGATTTGAAGCCCCCTATCAGCAGTAACCAATCCCCCAATACCTGCCATGATGGCAGGAGCAGCATAGGCCATTACAACTTCACGCCATAGTGCAAAGGGCTTTTTTCTGGAACCCACCGTCTTGATACCGTAAGCATCATCTGGCGGATACGGGTATTTCATCTGGTTCATTTCGTTACCCCTTCCTTCTCTGAGATCATTCCGTCGAGTGCTTTCAGCGAGATATAATTAGGAACCTAACTATATAGGAGTAAAAAGAGGCTAGCATTACTAGCCCATTCTACTCATTACTGATGTTTCATTTTGGTTTCGAGCCTGGTTCGTCCATAAGGGCAGAGATGCCTAGTGTAACCCGGCCCAGCAAGTCGAGGAATACGCTGCGCTCGTCTATACTGAGTAAGCCCACCATGGCCTCCAGCCAAGCGAAATGCTCAGGAGCCATTTCACGTAGCTTCTGCGCTCC is a window encoding:
- a CDS encoding SDR family NAD(P)-dependent oxidoreductase, with protein sequence MKTIAIVGAGAGLGMSIAKKFGQNGFRVALIARNEDKLKQLISELEQLGIEAAPFQADILNKEEIERAFAAVKEKYGFIDVLEYSPTPSINTVAPTLDVTEENALYQFQFNVLGALSSVRQVLPEMLAKQSGALLFTTGGAAIHPVPMMGNVGIAVSGLRNYIFNLNSELADKGVYAGHLSIGIWMQPNSGVQDKIADIWYDMYTKRDRVEEFITEDRV
- a CDS encoding TetR-like C-terminal domain-containing protein, translating into MDELIEELKSTLKQCSSSKTPLSGSMLEQLMQTILEKIQDNIPFYKALLVDENRIYGFQSKMEEIIKNTVEDGLNDAPLKISKELLLQYIASTFMGIVVWWVKNDFSYTPKELASQFGKILTQGHFKAAGISIND
- a CDS encoding TetR/AcrR family transcriptional regulator, which codes for MNKKTDLRIIRSKHSIKKAFIELLTEKGYEGITIQDIADKAMINRNTFYLHYQNKPRFVKCIYGRVNRRTKEYTQAMLKQQNSVKRFYA
- a CDS encoding NAD(P)H-binding protein; the protein is MNITIFGASGAIGQLLTQLALDHGDFVTAYVRNPHKISLKHPNLSFVQGELSNATTIEQAVAKSDVVISTLGPASDMSRKLKGTPIADGHELMIRAMKKHNKTRLITLATPALQSDDDKKNMSTILPGVMAKVFLPNGYAEIKKMEGIIKQSNLDWTVVRIINPNVKHKGQSYDYSFGDQSAKLSVSRENVANIMYAATRDNHMIRKMPIVYNK
- a CDS encoding SDR family oxidoreductase → MIVIVGATGTIGSALVERLADLGVPVRALSREPEKLRKQIGEKGRSAIEVVWADAADPESLRRACTGASQLFLAMSNSPRQIELETSIIQIAGESGIEHIVKISSPAFEQSSPVAVAGWHQEIEQVLRGSGLTHTVLRPYAFMQNLMRFAPTITTQNVFFGSMGHSPCNFIDCRDIADVAAEALTNPEVSGQIYTLTGSEIFSYPQIAARLSALLNRPISYINMEPQELLRNLIEHGHMPPWLANHVVEIQTMSRVVPESPNDTVRRLLGREPRKLEAFLHESVENYR